The Manihot esculenta cultivar AM560-2 chromosome 1, M.esculenta_v8, whole genome shotgun sequence genome has a window encoding:
- the LOC110615895 gene encoding syntaxin-112 isoform X1, with product MNDLMTKSFLSYVELKRQAQKDLELELDMESGFLNPADEPNLSQFFQEVSAIKAEMEEITNLLSDLCALVQESKSTHSAKVLRGLRDRMEADSVSVLRKAKLIKAKLESLDQSNKINRRTSELYKEGSPVDRARISVTNGLRAKLREMMNEFQFLREKILSDYKADLIRRYYTATGDEPSEEDIEKIISGGGEVKMFSGKAEEEVSGKEMHKVLMDIQRSLTKLHQVFLDMAVIVETQGEKMDDIEENVANAGNFISGGTTNLYYANQIKKKRKAWVYWVWAVMMIILLVCIVSLLAS from the coding sequence ATGAATGACCTAATGACAAAATCGTTCTTAAGTTATGTGGAACTTAAAAGACAAGCCCAAAAAGATCTTGAACTCGAACTTGACATGGAATCTGGCTTTCTCAACCCTGCAGATGAACCAAACCTCTCTCAGTTCTTCCAAGAAGTTTCTGCAATCAAAGCTGAAATGGAAGAGATCACTAATCTCTTGTCTGATCTTTGTGCTCTTGTTCAAGAGTCTAAGTCCACTCATAGTGCCAAAGTTCTCCGTGGCCTGAGAGACAGAATGGAAGCCGACAGTGTTTCAGTTCTTAGAAAGGCTAAGCTTATAAAAGCAAAGCTAGAATCACTCGATCAATCCAACAAAATCAATCGCAGAACATCAGAACTGTACAAAGAAGGTAGTCCTGTTGATAGGGCAAGGATATCAGTCACAAATGGCTTGAGAGCTAAACTGAGGGAGATGATGAACGAGTTTCAGTTCCTGAGAGAGAAGATTTTATCAGATTATAAAGCTGATCTCATCAGAAGATACTACACAGCAACTGGAGACGAACCCAGCGAGGAAGACATCGAAAAGATCATTTCAGGAGGTGGGGAAGTTAAAATGTTTTCAGGGAAAGCAGAGGAAGAAGTGAGTGGCAAAGAGATGCATAAGGTTCTGATGGATATACAGAGAAGCTTGACAAAGCTGCACCAGGTGTTTCTCGATATGGCTGTTATAGTTGAAACACAAGGGGAAAAGATGGATGATATTGAAGAAAATGTGGCCAATGCAGGAAACTTCATCAGCGGAGGAACCACCAATCTTTACTATGCCAATCAgataaagaagaagagaaaggctTGGGTTTATTGGGTTTGGGCTGTGATGATGATCATACTTTTGGTCTGTATTGTTTCATTGTTAGCTTCTTGA